CATGGACAGCATGGCCTGAATCTGGCCGCTGTCGGTACCGAATTGAATCAGAAACTGAAAGATCAGCGGAAACACCAGCTGGAAGCCGAACCAGGTGCCGGCGCCGAAACACAGGCAGCCGCTAAGCACGAAGGGTACGGCAAAACGCTTTTCCCCAGGATAAAGGGCCGGCGCGACAAAGGCCCACAGCTGATAAAGAAGGATCGGCAGGGCAACGAGGAAGCCGGCCAGGGCGGCGGCCTTGAGATAGGTAAAAAAGGGTTCGGTGGCCTGAACAAACACCATTGAGCTACCCGGCGGCAACACCTGCAGCACCGGCGCGCTGAACCAGACAAACAGCTCCTGCGCCCAGTGGTAGCACAGGGCGAAACCCGCCAGCCAGGCCAGCAGGGCGCGCAGCAGGCGGCGACGCAGTTCCT
The sequence above is a segment of the Candidatus Cloacimonadota bacterium genome. Coding sequences within it:
- the tatC gene encoding twin-arginine translocase subunit TatC — encoded protein: MPVDEQPAAQPGLAADMGLVEHLEELRRRLLRALLAWLAGFALCYHWAQELFVWFSAPVLQVLPPGSSMVFVQATEPFFTYLKAAALAGFLVALPILLYQLWAFVAPALYPGEKRFAVPFVLSGCLCFGAGTWFGFQLVFPLIFQFLIQFGTDSGQIQAMLSMGAYLSLASRLLLAFGLVFEMPILSFFLARLGLITGARLASWRRHAFVAAFIIGAMLTPPDVISQLALAVPFILLYEVSILVARLSSRR